The genomic DNA GAAGTCGTTGCAAAGGAGGCTGGGGTGATAGCTGGAATAGAAGAAGCGCTAACGTTTTTAGAGAGTTTGAAGTTGCAGGCTGAAGCTCTTGTGACAGATGGGTCTAAAATTGAGAGAAAAACAACCATAATGAAGATCGTTGGAGATGCTAGAACGTTGCTTTCAACTGAAAGAACCCTTCTCAATCTTCTAACGAGAATGAGCGGCATAGCCACCGCAACCAACCGACTAATCAAAAAGGTTCGAGGCGCTGGTTATAAAACTCGAATAGCTTGCACCCGAAAGGTAGCACCTGGGCTTCTGTATTTTGATAAAAGGGCGGTGATGCTTGGAGGTGGTGATACACACCGTCTCCACATGGATGACCTTGTCCTCATAAAAGACAATCATCTTGCAATCATCGGAAACGTTGCAGATGCCGTGAAAAAAGTTAGAAATACTGTTTCGTTTTCTAAGAAAATTGAGGTTGAGGTTACTGATGTCAAAGAGGCTTTGGTAGCGGCGAAAGCGGGAGCAGATATCGTTATGTTTGACAATTTTTCTCCTCAACAAGTGAAGGAAGCTGTAGCGCTATTGGAAAGGGAAGGATTCCGAAACAAGATTTTGATCGAGGCGAGTGGGCGGATAACCGAGCGAAATATTCTTGAATATGCTGCCACGGGAGTGGACATCCTCAGTCTCGGAGAGC from Candidatus Bathyarchaeota archaeon includes the following:
- the nadC gene encoding carboxylating nicotinate-nucleotide diphosphorylase → MFLPKRVLEEKIRKFLEEDVGQGDITTALAVSSGTIVEAEVVAKEAGVIAGIEEALTFLESLKLQAEALVTDGSKIERKTTIMKIVGDARTLLSTERTLLNLLTRMSGIATATNRLIKKVRGAGYKTRIACTRKVAPGLLYFDKRAVMLGGGDTHRLHMDDLVLIKDNHLAIIGNVADAVKKVRNTVSFSKKIEVEVTDVKEALVAAKAGADIVMFDNFSPQQVKEAVALLEREGFRNKILIEASGRITERNILEYAATGVDILSLGELTDSVKALDMSLEVLKVKRK